A window of the Plasmodium vivax chromosome 12, whole genome shotgun sequence genome harbors these coding sequences:
- a CDS encoding hypothetical protein, conserved (encoded by transcript PVX_117195A), with the protein MEVYIQMIGCHKLAVPPSLRLFVNGEFTLFNCGENMQRFLNEHKLHVVKTRNIFFTKINPETIGGLVGLLLTIDNIANSDISIYGPKPIEQIVNSFKCSFAKLKNIKLQVHEICQSVPVVLKGNVVITPIVLQEKGESDMPNQCVETMDHMEGRIAPESADTPCGETNHLREGGAVKHGSSGGSRLDNFKKRKLQGGSAQNGDNHKGGHENGEAEKKTPQNGEPSQKEDEHEGATQKDTPNGECPPSEEIPKGIQPDGELPYKVVLPSTAKNERKDKETKLEIGQVKKKFSTICYAIECPQTIGKFHVEKAKSLNIPPGKYYGMLKSGKSITLNNKVIKPEDVCDKNIDGMKALVIDLEDVADVKFLLDELTKKENFYLKNLKYIFHLSGEEIINMDNYKNFFLSLKNVKNVKCNQSSSSLKVCPFVSTASLNNFLSKLLPTIFLKYKADTPLYDLGHASADDDDGRDDGKLASTAEEGEPTGQIGNSPQMGSASGGTAAGDLNEVEKETEKDVEKDVEKDAEKDAEKDVEKDTEKDSEKDTGKDAASQTECEQGDSYLVPNPLCKFVLHPFHKVSISTDEMLRELYPNIFNSAKTSNVLKNNEDLVKPFEHFNNRATQSYLKFPSFYFLGTGCSMPSTFRNVSGIILNVEENFRIVLDFGEGSLYQLYWMSQSWLHFSKTIKSIKVVFISHAHADHHMGLYYLLHMRRLLFPHLDDPLILIPSTLKSWMNLFSELFFDKPVNVLYNEENLEVKEKVGDDDSFVFLRPFKVAHVKESYGIKIERENIGSVVYSADTRPCDNVRMFSKNCDILIHEATFDDELLNEAIHKKHSTTHEAMQISLEVQCKTLILTHFSQRYPKAPKLNKSSSSEINEIMNKTIYSFDYMCIPLNLINELPHYFSILLNLLEKIF; encoded by the exons atggaggtgTACATACAAATGATAGGGTGTCACAAGCTGGCAGTGCCTCCAAGCCTGCGCCTATTTGTGAACGGAGAATTCACACTGTTTAACTGTGGAGAAAACATGCAAAGATTTTTGAACGAGCATAAGTTACATGTCGTTAAAACtaggaatatattttttacgaaaattaACCCTGAAACGATTGGAGGGTTAGTAGGTCTCCTCCTAACCATAGACAACATAGCAAATAGTGACATATCGATTTATGGGCCCAAGCCGATAGAACAGATAGTTAACAGTTTCAAGTGCTCCTTTGCGAaactgaaaaatataaaattacaagTACACGAAATTTGCCAAAGTGTTCCTGTAGTTTTAAAGGGAAACGTTGTTATAACCCCAATAGTGCtacaagaaaaaggagaaagtgACATGCCCAACCAGTGTGTAGAAACAATGGATCATATGGAAGGCAGAATAGCTCCCGAATCGGCTGATACGCCTTGTGGGGAAACGAACCACTTGCGTGAAGGGGGCGCAGTAAAACATGGCTCGTCTGGGGGAAGCCGTTTGGATAATTTtaagaagaggaagctgcagggggggagcgcccaaaatggggacaaTCACAAGGGTGGCCACGAAAATGGCGAAGCAGAAAAGAaaaccccccaaaatggagaacCCAGCCAGAAAGAAGACGAACATGAAGGAGCAACCCAGAAAGAtactccaaatggggaatgCCCCCCTAGTGAAGAAATTCCTAAGGGGATTCAACCCGATGGAGAGCTTCCTTACAAAGTGGTACTCCCCAGTACTGCAAAAAACGAACGGAAGGACAAAGAAACCAAACTAGAGATTGGCCAAGTTAAGAAAAAGTTCAGCACCATTTGCTACGCAATTGAGTGTCCTCAAACAATTGGAAAATTCCACGTGGAAAAGGCAAAGAGCTTAAATATCCCACCAGGAAAATACTACGGAATGTTAAAATCTGGAAAGTCTATTAcgttaaataataaagtaataAAACCTGAAGATGTGTGCGACAAAAACATAGACGGAATGAAGGCCCTAGTCATTGATTTAGAGGATGTTGCTgatgtaaaatttttgttgGACGAACTTACcaagaaggaaaatttttatttaaaaaatttgaaatacatttttcatttatctGGGGAAGAAATTATCAATATggataattataaaaacttttttttaagtttaaaaaatgtgaaaaatgttaaatgtaATCAATCCAGTAGCTCTTTGAAAGTATGCCCTTTTGTTTCCACCGCATCATTGAATAACTTCCTTTCGAAATTATTGCctaccatttttttgaagtacaAGGCGGACACCCCCCTGTACGATCTTGGCCACGCGTCAGcagatgatgatgatgggAGGGACGACGGAAAACTGGCCTCAACTGCGGAGGAGGGTGAACCCACAGGCCAAATAGGGaattccccccaaatgggtagCGCCTCAGGTGGTACGGCGGCGGGGGATTTAAACGAAGTGGAGAAAGAGACAGAAAAAGACGTGGAAAAAGACGTGGAAAAAGACGCGGAGAAAGACGCGGAGAAAGACGTGGAGAAAGACACAGAAAAGGACTCGGAGAAGGACACAGGAAAAGACGCGGCGAGCCAAACCGAGTGCGAACAAGGCGATTCCTACCTTGTGCCCAATCCCCTGTGCAAATTTGTTCTGCACCCGTTTCACAAAGTTAGCATAAGCACGGACGAAATGTTACGCGAATTATatccaaatatttttaattccgcGAAAACATCCAACGTGTTAAAGAATAATGAAGATTTAGTAAAACCATTTGAGCATTTTAACAATAGAGCAACCCAGAGTTACTTAAAATTTCCTTCCTTCTATTTTCTCGGCACCGGTTGTTCAATGCCCTCAACGTTTCGAAACGTTTCTGGCATCATTTTGAACGTCGAAGAAAATTTCAGAATTGTCTTAGACTTTGGAGAGGGCTCCCTCTACCAGCTGTACTGGATGAGCCAGTCGTGGCTCCACTTTTCCAAGACCATTAAGTCGATCAA AGTAGTATTCATTTCGCACGCACACGCAGATCACCACATGGGGCTTTACTACCTACTGCATATGCGCAGACTCCTCTTTCCACACCTCGATGACCCGCTGATATTGATCCCGTCAACGCTAAAGAGTTGGATGAATTTATTTAGTGAGCTTTTTTTTGACAAACCAGTGAACGTGTTgtataatgaagaaaatttggAAGTAAAGGAGAAAGTCGGCGATGACGACAGTTTTGTATTTCTCCGTCCTTTTAAG GTTGCTCACGTCAAAGAGTCCTACGGCATAAAAATTGAACGCGAAAATATCGGCTCCGTGGTTTACTCAGCGGACACAAGACCATGCGATAATGTCAGAATGTTCTCCAAAAACTGTGACATTTTGATACACGAAG CCACCTTCGATGACGAATTGCTGAACGAAGCCATTCATAAAAAGCACTCCACAACGCATGAGGCTATGCAAATTa GTCTAGAAGTCCAGTGTAAAACGTTAATACTAACCCATTTCAGCCAGAGGTACCCAAAG GCACCCAAATTAAACAAGTCATCTTCCTCCGAAATTAACgaaattatgaacaaaacAATTTACAGCTTCGACTACATGTGCATTCccttaaatttaataaacgAATTACCTCATTATTTCAGCAttctattaaatttattggaaaaaatattttaa
- a CDS encoding hypothetical protein, conserved (encoded by transcript PVX_117190A) translates to MKSGLLSINDVLFLLVNIFKYFLIALNGLYLYKLPCSAKENIDFVSAIICILIGITIKITVIVIYCTYFMDIYMLRKCRRKNMLNFCNFSGVNRSRNTAVLESDDFEYKKLIKKFFFKKVYYSIKKKHKHMELYMLKIYNSIFNYYFCNVRDVLYAFIWYMSLYYWRRDTYDTIWNFDNIPTYIHNILIVLLSSSYIDLVMVILSYSKSKHYVMKSKLLIDAFFSAPSVFFFSKYLLVLDNKIDIYFIMGFLRNIKIFLNVSYVRVEQNSILTNTEIKIVRIVLGVLLLCNAFASTVYTIQAIHPYNLENGNFSYFLNSYLDYFYFSIISISTVGYGDIFPINKLSKVVCIIFIFWTFIWVPIQFNDLIISIFSKKKTYGKVSMNSQKFILLIGEVEPQQLNVFLFESIAYGNKLKFHILTTYPISFYKEQIKIADHFCISLYIKNFDLNEKQNTNLLYSINAQNAYYLFLFSDKFTSGHYNIDTKSFTRLLILKKFLHGKKNAVIELRNKSVSNVVKSIGCENFIIVNLKHSLIVKNVKHPGVITLILNLFTAYKYEPECYAHDDMRDSFSSLKYVGEYSRGSQTKIFSFFVHKNMVGLKFDKLFYKLYESLGIILIGIETDTGMVPPVRRNFPAHKVANFVKGKKAKRERFKVVFLNLLRRYSHSRNAAYTERPVNKQRTIWNSIQSAHTRGGSKKRDSTDPSNLLKMNLGYHSNRGNDNSRSFIGECGTYPIRGNKAQGNIPHRRRKNTHESTSREVNICINISRSNGRSNSAGNKLRERCTTKGEPHLEDLKKWDFNIIHAKTNTKWGYDANMSKNTKQLRCYLNLLGANYSMRENDKCVVIANSKKVIKYLSMAKSLFWLFEIKSKKEKNISYDLKSVIKTKKSFNKYLTANLRRNMPTRSHGHNRSLLYKGANVKAINYHDLFSGYKISRAFSKRSYPFGKKIKTVKYAGGDDTRDLVSWRGFPNSICSVGGFQGRGDKNGDSQKGNYQDGESCHRSTHVPPCDDKKWSFNGCNFISCIPDGCNVDTRVGGHAEGDTIVASPLYLESTPGKLHMGNPPNSLALSYAEMRTFENAVDNSVSRNSYVDPHPVHSHHSEVRKKYRHHLFHKKKLKKKNYLNNCVNFLKRGETGKDRDAHNGLNDAQMDNLKDSLCDGFNAAFKSAIAYSYEEACEKYFPRGRRNKLLLIINCTSNTIELIKMVNQRCTYNVVILTDEVPTVNMHDLRKYNVVFIKCKSLDDYNILNAGLMQAYYVIILPTDANSADEINEIDMNNIILTRKMIHLMRKRKKSCYINNIMTELINPSNVIFLEENKMIKLKDKKSSYSDFFPYVNCSRFYSSNIICETMLYNFMAHHKSFTKFSVCNDTLESLIKHVSVIYICDLNRYFDFSFKRIKTFRDLFYFLSKKNITAIGLYRRGDKNVPFYVYTKPSENCELKLDDMVYVL, encoded by the coding sequence atGAAAAGCGGGTTGCTGTCTATAAACGATGTGCTATTCCTACTGGTAAACATTTTCAAATACTTCCTGATTGCTTTGAACGGACTGTACCTGTATAAGCTACCATGCAGCGCTAAGGAGAACATAGACTTTGTAAGCGCCATAATATGTATCCTAATAGGTATAACGATAAAAATTACCGTCATAGTAATATACTGCACGTACTTCATGGACATTTATATGCTGAGAAAAtgcagaaggaaaaatatgctaaatttttgcaactttAGCGGCGTAAACAGAAGTAGAAACACAGCGGTGCTAGAATCTGACGACtttgaatataaaaagttaattaagaaatttttttttaagaaagtaTATTAttcgataaagaaaaaacataagCATATGGAACTGTACATgctaaaaatttataacagTATATTTAATTACTACTTCTGTAACGTGAGGGATGTTCTTTACGCATTCATCTGGTACATGAGTTTATACTACTGGAGGAGAGATACATACGACACGATCTGGAATTTTGACAACATACCGACGTACATTCATAACATTTTGATTGTCCTCTTGTCCTCTTCCTACATCGATTTAGTGATGGTGATTCTCAGTTACAGCAAGTCCAAGCATTATGTGATGAAGTCGAAATTGCTAATAGACGCGTTTTTCAGCGCGCCAagtgtatttttcttttccaagTATCTTCTCGTTCTTGATAATAAGATAgacatatatttcataatggGTTTTCTAAGAAACATTAAGATATTTCTGAATGTGTCCTACGTGAGAGTGGAGCAGAATTCCATCTTAACCAATACAGAAATTAAAATCGTTCGAATTGTGCTGGGAGTTCTCTTACTGTGTAACGCGTTCGCCTCAACCGTTTATACCATTCAGGCGATTCACCCTTACAATTTGGAAAACGGGAACTTCTCCTATTTTCTGAATAGCTATTTGGATTATTTCTACTTCTCCATAATCTCCATTTCGACTGTTGGGTATGGAGACATATTTCCTATTAACAAATTAAGCAAAGTAGTttgtatcatttttatattctggACCTTCATTTGGGTTCCAATACAATTCAATGATTTGattatttccattttctcTAAAAAGAAAACCTATGGAAAGGTTAGCATGAACAGTCAGAAGTTTATTCTGCTCATTGGAGAAGTGGAGCCACAGCAGTtaaatgttttccttttcgagtCTATTGCGTATGGAAATAAGCTAAAATTTCACATCCTTACTACGTACCCTATAAGTTTCTACAAAGAACAAATAAAGATAGCGGATCACTTTTGCATATCTCtgtatattaaaaacttCGATTtgaatgaaaaacaaaatacaAATTTGCTCTACAGTATTAATGCGCAGAATGCGTactacttatttttattttcggaTAAATTCACCAGTGGACATTACAACATAGACACAAAGTCCTTTACAAGGCTGctaattttgaagaaatttttacatggaaaaaagaatgcTGTCATCGAATTACGAAATAAGAGTGTCTCCAATGTTGTCAAGTCTATTGGCtgtgaaaattttatcatcGTCAATTTGAAGCACTCCTTAATTGTTAAGAATGTCAAGCACCCTGGGGTTATAACCCTAATTTTAAACTTGTTTACAGCGTACAAATATGAACCAGAGTGTTATGCGCATGACGATATGCGTGATTCCTTCTCCTCTCTGAAGTATGTTGGTGAATATAGTAGGGGATCCcaaacaaaaattttctccttcttcgttcataaaaatatggttGGACTTAAATTCGATAAATTGTTCTACAAATTGTATGAGTCCCTTGGCATTATTCTAATCGGCATCGAAACGGACACCGGGATGGTACCCCCTGTTAGGCGCAACTTCCCTGCGCATAAAGTGGCAAACTTcgttaaggggaaaaaggcaaagaggGAAAGATTTAAAGTTGTCTTCCTGAACCTGTTAAGGAGGTATTCTCATTCGCGTAACGCCGCCTATACAGAGAGACCTGTCAACAAACAGAGGACCATTTGGAATAGTATCCAAAGTGCTCacaccagggggggaagcaaaaagagAGACTCAACGGATCCGtctaatttgttaaaaatgaacctGGGTTATCACTCAAATAGGGGAAATGATAATTCTAGGAGCTTCATAGGCGAATGTGGGACCTACCCCATAAGGGGGAACAAAGCACAGGGGAATATTCCCCataggagaagaaaaaacacacatgaGAGTACCTCCAGAGAAGTCAACATTTGCATAAACATCAGCAGAAGCAACGGTCGAAGCAACAGTGCAGGTAACAAACTACGGGAGAGGTGCACCACCAAGGGGGAGCCACACCTGGAAGACCTAAAAAAGTGGGACTTCAACATAATTCACGCCAAGACGaacaccaaatggggatacGACGCGAACATGAGTAAAAACACAAAACAGTTAAGATGCTACCTCAATTTGTTGGGCGCAAACTACTCCATGAGGGAAAATGACAAATGTGTAGTTATTGCCAATTCTAAAAAGGTTATTAAATACCTGTCCATGGCAAAGAGCCTCTTTTGGCTATTCgaaattaaaagtaaaaaggagaagaacatTTCTTACGATTTGAAGTCTGTCATAAAAACTAAGAAATcttttaacaaatatttgACGGCGAATTTAAGGAGGAATATGCCAACCAGGTCTCATGGGCATAACAGAAGTCTGCTCTACAAGGGTGCAAATGTGAAGGCCATTAACTACCACGACTTGTTCAGTGGCTACAAAATTTCGAGAGCTTTTTCGAAAAGGAGTTacccatttgggaaaaagaTTAAGACAGTTAAATATGCAGGGGGGGATGATACCCGCGATTTGGTAAGTTGGAGAGGTTTCCCTAACAGCATTTGCAGTGTTGGAGGTTTCCAGGGGAGAGgtgacaaaaatggggattCTCAAAAAGGGAACTATCAAGATGGGGAGAGTTGCCATAGATCCACTCATGTTCCCCCTTgtgatgataaaaaatggtCCTTTAATGGATGTAATTTTATCAGTTGCATTCCAGACGGATGTAATGTTGACACTCGCGTGGGCGGACACGCCGAGGGGGATACCATCGTGGCATCTCCTCTTTACTTGGAGAGCACCCCCGGGAAACTCCACATGGGTAACCCCCCAAACAGTCTTGCTTTGTCTTACGCAGAAATGCGTACTTTTGAAAATGCCGTAGACAACTCTGTTTCGCGGAACAGCTATGTAGACCCCCATCCGGTGCATTCACATCACTCAGAGGTTCGGAAAAAGTACAGGCATCATCttttccacaaaaaaaaattaaaaaaaaaaaattacctaaaTAATTGcgtgaattttttaaaaagaggagaaacgGGAAAGGATAGAGATGCACATAATGGGCTCAATGATGCCCAAATGGATAACCTCAAGGATAGCCTCTGCGATGGCTTCAACGCTGCCTTCAAAAGCGCGATAGCATATTCGTACGAAGAGGCCTGTGAAAAGTATTTCCCCCgagggaggaggaacaaaCTGTTGCTCATAATAAACTGCACATCAAACACGATAGAGCTaatcaaaatggtgaacCAAAGGTGTACATATAACGTAGTTATACTGACGGACGAGGTGCCAACTGTGAATATGCACGACTTGCGCAAGTACAACGTCGTGTTTATAAAATGCAAGTCTCTTGACGACTACAACATATTAAACGCTGGCCTTATGCAGGCCTATTACGTGATCATCCTGCCAACTGACGCAAACAGTGCTGACGAAATAAACGAAATAGACATGaacaatataatattaacaagGAAAATGATCCACTTGAtgagaaagaggaaaaaatctTGCTACATAAATAACATAATGACTGAGTTGATTAACCCCTCTAATGTTATCTTtttggaggaaaataaaatgataaaattaaaggatAAGAAATCTTCCTACAgtgattttttcccttatgtAAATTGCTCCCGCTTTTATTCAAGCAATATAATCTGCGAAACGATGCTGTACAATTTTATGGCGCACCATAAAAGCTTCACCAAATTTTCCGTGTGTAATGACACATTGGAAAGCCTCATAAAACACGTCAGcgtaatttatatatgcgaCTTGAACAGGTACtttgatttttcttttaaaaggaTTAAAACCTTCCGCGATCTGTTTTACTTCTTATCTAAGAAGAATATCACTGCGATTGGTTTGTACAGGCGCGGCGATAAGAACGTCCCCTTCTACGTTTACACCAAGCCGAGCGAGAATTGCGAGTTGAAGCTGGACGACATGGTTTACGTTTTGTAG
- a CDS encoding hypothetical protein, conserved (encoded by transcript PVX_117185A), with protein MIRKRKSKVAENEQFEEGIEQELVEGQCVLTKKDSAMKSVEEINETGEEANYTQVKESRTLEAVTYASSPKGSPHLRENKNSVRNCDEMKRGAKSTHDEITDGEEMIGRSITMEQLKCEPSPSINRSKAHKKEEAKFKSIDQLCNKYDKEVQNLLENFDHLSFSWLFKNPFRSTISRDEKIVRIFYYSGFSLLPYLGWVIASIFGSFCKERNNKNIVSLRIISSIQCAFFGMMIVLIVAVINMNNRSVLQCKYEGISFKKKLVKDSKYNVVFFGPMSTDDWMNSRLAKIAEDLQFNVYTISYPNIKNKLIKRKRHVFLKDALACAKLKYSRVILFSFQIESAVNFAIPFLERSEVLGFLSYSKKYPKKAPTLENQGQENIIYFTPAEKNLYDIYSSIRLRMCKNEQKEYYNILHIIHHSFNKYRIRCAQNLAEDYSIIVHNFNFNTIGVEDKGEKYEEDDFKEVIDDFYQYLAFVRDIISQKNLEFYRKMLCKNTMCDSKGSVCVL; from the exons ATGATTCGGAAAAGGAAGTCAAAGGTGGCGGAAAATGAACAGTTCGAGGAGGGCATCGAGCAGGAGTTAGTGGAAGGGCAGTGCGTGCTCACCAAGAAGGATTCGGCTATGAAAAGTGTAGAGGAGATAAACGaaacgggggaggaagccaaCTATACGCAGGTAAAAGAATCACGAACGTTGGAAGCGGTGACGTATGCCTCCTCCCCCAAGGGCAGCCCCCATCTtagagaaaacaaaaacagcGTTAGAAATTGTgatgaaatgaaaagaggagcaaaatCCACACATGACGAAATTACAGACGGGGAAGAAATGATCGGACGTTCAATTACAATGGAACAATTAAAATGCGAACCCTCCCCAAGTATAAACAGATCGAAGGCccacaaaaaagaggaagcgaaATTTAAAAGCATCGACCAATTGTGCAATAAATACGATAAGGAGGTACAAAATTTGcttgaaaattttgatcaCCTCAGTTTTTCTtggttatttaaaaatcccTTTCGTTCCACAATTAGCAGAGATGAGAAAAT AGTCAGAATTTTTTACTACTCTGGATTCTCCCTTCTGCCATATTTAGGATGGGTCATAG CTTCAATTTTTGGATCCTTCTgcaaagaaagaaataataaaaatatcgtATCG TTACGGATTATCAGCTCCATCCAGTGTGCCTTCTTCGGGATGATGATTGTACTAATAGTGGCAGTTATTAaca tgaACAATCGAAGTGTGCTGCAATGCAAATATGAAGGaatatcatttaaaaaaa AGCTGGTGAAGGACAGCAAATACAACGTTGTGTTTTTTGGGCCGATGAGCACCGACGACTGGATGAATTCGCGGCTAGCCAAAA TCGCGGAGGACCTGCAGTTCAATGTCTACACAATTAGCTACCCGAACATTAAGAATAAACTAATCAAGAGAAAGCGGCATGTCTTTTTGAAGGACGCCTTAGCATGCGCAAAGTTGAAATATTCCCGTGTTATCCTGTTTTCCTTCCAAATAGAAAGCGCCGTAAATTTCGCCATTCCCTTTCTTGAG AGAAGCGAAGTTCTCGGATTTTTGAGCTACTCCaaaaagtacccaaaaaag GCTCCCACGCTAGAGAACCAAGGACAGGaaaacataatttatttcaCCCCCGCTGAAAAGAATTTATATGACATTTACAGCTCCATAAGATTGAGgatgtgcaaaaatgagcaaaaggaATACTAcaacattttgcacataatACACCACAGCTTTAACAAGTACCGGATTAGATGCGCG CAAAATTTAGCAGAAGACTACAGCATAATCGTGCATAACTTTAACTTCAACACCATTGGGGTGGAGGACAAGGGAGAAAAATACGAAGAGGACGATTTTAAGGAAGTGATTGACGACTTTTATCAGTACTTGGCATTCGTCCGAGATATCATTTCGCAGAAGAACTTGGAATTTTACAGGAAAATGCTCTGCAAAAATACCATGTGCGATTCGAAAGGGTCAGTGTGCGTGCTTTGA
- a CDS encoding hypothetical protein, conserved (encoded by transcript PVX_117200A), which produces MECGYRNEGKFHQVVLNIKEKIEKHDLSKWKDIVKPEEGPKYDEYFERLLRGGTPEKDSHEEDSNEKHTHETHDLPAEQAEETPPEVCEPPGDEKNKTEFQLNKEFFDKISNKEKFYFLLNIKEMMETSWLLAQKRLEGIKLEEKSKPVNVQDLLNYSQKIADTTCAPPECDNINDKIMHQEYYPNYHFLNFVNVEEIHLSKLFQLQKYSTVCFPPIITIQEGKDNMLAIDITCSTPHATIYYRMNDDPNEQIYNTDDKPQIRKRKKVNVYAWSVKDGHIKSRVSCISKSYKVEEDDSFPLSDNLPNKEQGEQQTGSSKMGVEANAPGKPSQITNVFKNLGFLLSRKKEKTEEPSSNGESSSEG; this is translated from the coding sequence ATGGAATGTGGATACCGAAATGAAGGGAAATTCCACCAAGTTGTACTGAAcataaaggagaaaattgaaaagcaCGATTTAAGCAAGTGGAAGGACATTGTCAAGCCGGAAGAGGGTCCAAAGTATGACGAATATTTTGAGCGCCTGCTGAGGGGGGGCACCCCCGAAAAGGACTCCCACGAAGAGGACAGCAATGAAAAGCACACCCACGAAACACACGATCTACCCGCCGAACAGGCAGAAGAAACCCCCCCTGAGGTCTGCGAACCTCCTGGagacgaaaaaaacaaaacggagtTCCAGCTCAACAAAGAATTCTTCGACAAGATAAGcaataaggaaaaattttacttccTACTGAACATAAAAGAAATGATGGAAACGAGTTGGCTActggcacaaaaaaggttGGAGGGGATTAAACTGGAGGAAAAGTCAAAACCGGTTAACGTCCAGGACTTATTAAATTACTCCCAAAAAATCGCAGACACGACATGTGCCCCACCAGAGTGCGACAATataaatgacaaaataaTGCATCAAGAATATTACCccaattatcattttttaaattttgtaaatgtaGAAGAGATACATTTGTCCAAACTATTTCAGCTGCAAAAATATAGTAccgtttgcttccccccaatTATCACCATACAGGAGGGTAAGGACAACATGCTCGCTATTGACATCACCTGCTCTACTCCCCACGCCACCATTTATTACAGAATGAATGATGACCCAAATGAGCAGATATATAATACAGATGACAAGCCACAAAttaggaaaaggaaaaaggtcAATGTTTACGCATGGTCAGTTAAAGATGGGCATATAAAATCGAGAGTTTCGTGCATTTCGAAATCGTATAAAGTGGAGGAAGATGATTCGTTTCCCCTCTCGGATAATCTGCCAAATAAAGAACAGGGGGAGCAACAGACGGGCTCTTCCAAAATGGGTGTCGAGGCGAATGCCCCTGGTAAGCCATCTCAAATTACAAAtgtctttaaaaatttgggCTTTCTACTCAGCcgaaagaaggagaaaacagAGGAGCCCTCATCAAATGGGGAGTCATCGAGTGAGGGGTAG